TATTTGCCGACAGAATTGGATATAGAAAGACATTGATGCCGGCATTGGCAATGTGTGTTGGTTTGatatttattcaattctttgcCCCAAATCGTGAAGTATTGCTTGTTTCTTATGTTTTATTGGGTATTAATTGGGGTTCGTACCAAACAATAACAGTCACATACGCTTCAGAAATTGCCCCTGCCAGTTTGCGAGTGTACTTGACAACATATGTGAACTTGTGTTGGGTTCTTGGTCAATTAATTTCTGCCGGTGTCATTAAGGGAATCTCAACCTTAACTGACAAGTATTCCTATCGTATTGCTTATGGTATCCAATGGGTTTGGCCAATTCCTATTTTGATTGGGGTATATCTAGCACCCGAGTCTCCTTATTTTCTTGTCAGGAAGGGAAGAATCCAAGAAGCTAAGCATGCATTATCCAGGTTATTGACCACAAACTCCTATTTGCCAGACAAAAGTATAGTTGTGGAAAGCATGGTTAGCAAgatccaattgattgtCAAGGAAGAAGACGCCGTTGGCGAAGGATCAACATTCAGAGATTGTTTCACTGGATCCAATTTTNNNNNNNNNNNNNNNNNNNNNNNNNNNNNNNNNNNNNNNNNNNNNNNNNNNNNNNNNNNNNNNNNNNNNNNNNNNNNNNNNNNNNNNNNNNNNNNNNNNNNNNNNNNNNNNNNNNNNNNNNNNNNNNNNNNNNNNNNNNNNNNNNNNNNNNNNNNNNNNNNNNNNNNNNNNNNNNNNNNNNNNNNNNNNNNNNNNNNNNNNNNNNNNNNNNNNNNNNNNNNNNNNNNNNNNNNNNNNNNNNNNNNNNNNNNNNNNNNNNNNNNNNNNNNNNNNNNNNNNNNNNNNNNNNNNNNNNNNNNNNNNNNNNNNNNNNNNNNNNNNNNNNNNNNNNNNNNNNNNNNNNNNNNNNNNNNNNNNNNNNNNNNNNNNNNNNNNNNNNNNNNNNNNNNNNNNNNNNNNNNNNNNNNNNNNNNNNNNNNNNNNNNNNNNNNNNNNNNNNNNNNNNNNNNNNNNNNNNNNNNNNNNNNNNNNNNNNNNNNNNNNNNNNNNNNNNNNNNNNNNNNNNNNNNNNNNNNNNNNNNNNNNNNNNNNNNNNNNNNNNNNNNNNNNNNNNNNNNNNNNNNNNNNNNNNNNNNNNNNNNNNNNNNNNNNNNNNNNNNNNNNNNNNNNNNNNNNNNNNNNNNNNNNNNNNNNNNNNNNNNNNNNNNNNNNNNNNNNNNNNNNNNNNNNNNNNNNNNNNNNNNNNNNNNNNNNNNNNNNNNNNNNNNNNNNNNNNNNNNNNNNNNNNNNNNNNNNNNNNNNNNNNNNNNNNNNNNNNNNNNAAAGTAATTTAACACTCATTCAGTCTTTAgttcttcaacatttatATTTTAAATACAGATT
The Candida orthopsilosis Co 90-125, chromosome 5 draft sequence genome window above contains:
- a CDS encoding hypothetical protein (incomplete, gene extends across gap in the genome sequence), whose translation is MTESLFQVNEMKAEDKHIEDASISSGLEKKDSSIAAETNTNVDDYISKFLEMSEDARADDQKEKQMTLKEGVKTFPKAIAWSVVLSTALIMEGYDTCLLASFYAFDGFKKQFGDYYPDLGEYQVPARWQTGLSNSYYCGQLIGLWLASIFADRIGYRKTLMPALAMCVGLIFIQFFAPNREVLLVSYVLLGINWGSYQTITVTYASEIAPASLRVYLTTYVNLCWVLGQLISAGVIKGISTLTDKYSYRIAYGIQWVWPIPILIGVYLAPESPYFLVRKGRIQEAKHALSRLLTTNSYLPDKSIVVESMVSKIQLIVKEEDAVGEGSTFRDCFTGSNF